A portion of the Tamandua tetradactyla isolate mTamTet1 chromosome 16, mTamTet1.pri, whole genome shotgun sequence genome contains these proteins:
- the LOC143658980 gene encoding uncharacterized protein LOC143658980 isoform X4 produces the protein MPRGCLRDRPGSADEPWRAERPLGRRGPAGHRQHGLALEHQACRRTGCRSFIRRAASHGCCVLMPRYSSGQHHRALMAGSGQPLLGETRCRVGKNSLNWSMQ, from the exons ATGCCCCGCGGCTGCCTCCGAGACCGGCCGGGCAGCGCCGATGAGCCGTGGCGGGCCGAGCGGCCTTTGGGACGCCGCGGTCCCGCTGGTCACCGGCAGCATGGACTCGCCTTGGAACAC CAAGCCTGCAGAAGAACTGGCTGCAGGAGTTTTATCAGGCGAGCTGCTTCTCACGGCTGCTGCGTACTCATGCCTCGCTACTCCTCTGGGCAGCACCACCGAGCCCTGATGGCTGGTTCTGGGCAGCCTCTGCTG GGGGAAACAAGATGCCGTGTAGGAAAAAACTCT
- the LOC143658980 gene encoding uncharacterized protein LOC143658980 isoform X2 → MPRGCLRDRPGSADEPWRAERPLGRRGPAGHRQHGLALEHPASLQKNWLQEFYQASCFSRLLRTHASLLLWAAPPSPDGWFWAASAGGNKMPCRKKLFKLVHAMTTTI, encoded by the exons ATGCCCCGCGGCTGCCTCCGAGACCGGCCGGGCAGCGCCGATGAGCCGTGGCGGGCCGAGCGGCCTTTGGGACGCCGCGGTCCCGCTGGTCACCGGCAGCATGGACTCGCCTTGGAACAC ccAGCAAGCCTGCAGAAGAACTGGCTGCAGGAGTTTTATCAGGCGAGCTGCTTCTCACGGCTGCTGCGTACTCATGCCTCGCTACTCCTCTGGGCAGCACCACCGAGCCCTGATGGCTGGTTCTGGGCAGCCTCTGCTG GGGGAAACAAGATGCCGTGTAGGAAAAAACTCT